The genome window TCTTCCAGTTCCTCCAACGCCGCATCGTCCAGACGTCGCTTGCCGGTGAAGATGCTGGCGACACCATCGGTCAGCCGTGACGACGTCTTCGTCAGGCCTTGCTTGATCTTCTGGAACCAGTTGAGGGCCATGAACCTACCGATTTGCGTTGAAGTGTGACGATCCGTTCTGTGGTCAGGCGGCCAATGCCGTGCCGGTCACCCGGCCGTCACGGCCGGTTCGCAGACGGGCGCGGATCAGACTGCCGTCGCGAACCGTGTCGGTAAACCGAACCGGTGCGAAACCTTCGCTGTGACCGGAATTGTCCTGCTCGATCAGCACGGTTGCTTCGCCGCCGTCCAGACCGGCCAGATAGGCGGCTTCGGCCCGTTGCCCGGCCTCACGCAATGCCTTGGCGCGTGCCTTGCGTTCCGCCTTGGGAACCTGTTTCGGGATGCGCGCGGCCGGCGTACCGGGGCGTTCGGAATAGGGGAAAACGTGCAGCCATGTCAGACCGCATTCTTCGACGATACGCAGCGTGTTCTTGAACATCGCGTCGGTCTCGGTCGGGAACCCCGCGATCAGGTCGGCCCCGAAGACGATGCCGGGACGCAGGTCCCGCAACGTATCGGTCAGCCGGATGGCGTCGTCGCGGGAATGTCTGCGCTTCATGCGTTTCAGGATCATGTCGTCCCCGGCCTGGAGTGACAGATGCAGATGGGGCATCAGGCGCTCCTCTTCCGCGACCGCCCGGATCAGGTCAGGATCCATCTCGATGCAGTCGATGGAGGAGATGCGCAGGCGCGGCAGTTCCGGCACGAGCTTCAGAATTCGCCGCACCAGCAGTCCCAGACTTGGCTTGCCGGGCAGATCGGCGCCGTAGGACGTGATGTCGACGCCGCTGAGTACGACCTCCTTCACACCGCCTTCGACCAGGGTCCGGATCTGTTCGACCACTTCGCCGGCAGGGACGGAACGGCTGTTTCCGCGGCCGTACGGAATGATGCAGAAAGTACAGCGGTGATCACAGCCGTTCTGAACCTGAACAAAGGCTCTGGCCCGGCCGCCGAAGCCTGAAATCAGGTGGTTGGCGGTCTCGCGGACCGACATGATGTCATCGACACGCACCCGTTCTTCGGCCACCCCGCCATAGGTTTCCGCCTGCAGCTTCTCGCGGTTGCCGACCACGCGCGTCACTTCCGGCATGGCTGCAAATGCGTCGGGCGTTATCTGCGCGGCGCAGCCGGTGACCAGGATCTCCGCGTCGGGGCGTTCACGGCGCAGCTTTCGGATCGTCTGGCGCGCCTGTCGTTCGGCTTCGGCCGTGACCGCGCATGTATTGACGACGATCAGGTTTTCGCGACCGGCATCTTGCGCCAGTTCCCGGATCGCCTCGGACTCGAAGGCGTTCAGGCGGCAGCCGAAAGTGACGATTTCGGGTCCGGCGCTCACAGGTTCGCCTCACCGTGAAACGCTGTTGCAACCGGGCCGGTCATGATCACATGGCCGTCGTCGCGCCACTGGATTTCCAGCAGGCCGCCATCGACGTGGACCTGCACTGCGGTGTCCCGGGCGTTGACGAGCCCGCGACGGTGCGCCGCCACAACCGTGGCGCAGGTCCCGGACCCGCAGGCCAGGGTGATGCCGGCCCCGCGCTCCCAGACGCGCAGCCGGAGGGATCCGTCCGGCCGCAGGGACGCGACCTCGACATTGGTCCGCTCCGGGAACATCGGATGATGCTCGACCATCGGTCCCAGCAACTCCAGATCGGGGGCTTCGGCGTCGTCGACGACGAAAATGCAATGGGGGTTGCCCATACCCACAGCGACCGGGTCACGCAGCGGACCCTGCTGAATCGGCAGATGCAGGGTGTCGGTCTCCTCGGCCAGCGGGACGTCCTGCCAGTCCAGCAGTGCTTCCCCCATATCGACCGAAATGAATTCACCTTGGCGGCGGCAGGAAAGCAATCCGCGGCGTGTTTCGATGATGCAGGAGCCCGTGCCGGTTTCCTCCATCAGCAGATGCGCAACGCAGCGGGTTCCGTTGCCGCAGG of Alphaproteobacteria bacterium contains these proteins:
- the mtaB gene encoding tRNA (N(6)-L-threonylcarbamoyladenosine(37)-C(2))-methylthiotransferase MtaB translates to MSAGPEIVTFGCRLNAFESEAIRELAQDAGRENLIVVNTCAVTAEAERQARQTIRKLRRERPDAEILVTGCAAQITPDAFAAMPEVTRVVGNREKLQAETYGGVAEERVRVDDIMSVRETANHLISGFGGRARAFVQVQNGCDHRCTFCIIPYGRGNSRSVPAGEVVEQIRTLVEGGVKEVVLSGVDITSYGADLPGKPSLGLLVRRILKLVPELPRLRISSIDCIEMDPDLIRAVAEEERLMPHLHLSLQAGDDMILKRMKRRHSRDDAIRLTDTLRDLRPGIVFGADLIAGFPTETDAMFKNTLRIVEECGLTWLHVFPYSERPGTPAARIPKQVPKAERKARAKALREAGQRAEAAYLAGLDGGEATVLIEQDNSGHSEGFAPVRFTDTVRDGSLIRARLRTGRDGRVTGTALAA
- the dapF gene encoding diaminopimelate epimerase is translated as MHGLGNDFVVLDARTEAIALPEARVRLIGDRRRGIGFDQLLVLEPPRDGSADVFMRIYNPDGSEAGACGNGTRCVAHLLMEETGTGSCIIETRRGLLSCRRQGEFISVDMGEALLDWQDVPLAEETDTLHLPIQQGPLRDPVAVGMGNPHCIFVVDDAEAPDLELLGPMVEHHPMFPERTNVEVASLRPDGSLRLRVWERGAGITLACGSGTCATVVAAHRRGLVNARDTAVQVHVDGGLLEIQWRDDGHVIMTGPVATAFHGEANL